GTTCTAAAGGAGGCGTTGGCTTAAAATCCTTCGACCCCGTGTACCAAACCAGTTTACCGACGGTATTCTTGTTGTTCATATACCATTCGTCGGTGTCGCGGGTGGCCCATTGGCCTTCGATACGGACATTGCGCGAATGAGTTTTGCGATGGCACACAGAGCCAACAGTATTCGATTTGACGCCAAGACCCACGCCCGGCTCGTCGCCGAAGCATTTCGTGACAACCGAATTTTGCTTGTGGGCGCGCTGCCCAGTCATATGCACTGTCGCGGCCGTGCCGGCTGCGTCGGATTGGTAGGCTATAATATTGTATGGCACGCAGGCATGCGGCGAGCGGCAAACATCAGGATATTTCGAGATGATCAGACCCAATCGCGTCTCGCGGCTTGCCTCTTGCGATGGATAGCTCATGCCAGCACCTCCGTCAGTCCATGCAGGCTGGCGCGTGGCAGGCTGGCCGCTTCCTGATCCGCAAACGGCCTGTCTGACAGGTTGATACATAGAAAATTCGGGCAGATCGGCAGCCAGGCGCGCCAGGTCAAATCGACGTTCCGGGCGCCATTGCGAAAGTCGATATGCACGCCGTCGAGGTTGAGCTGCACCACAACCTCGCGGCCATCGCGCCACCGATAGCTTGCAACAGGGCGCAGCGCAGGGAGCGCGAACTTGAACGTCCCGCCGCCAGGCGTCAGTCTCGCCATCTCCACCATCTCGTCGCCCGCCAGAAAACCTGGATAGATCATCGACGGATGGGCCGAGTGATAAAACCGATAGTCAAAATCCGTAGGAAGCTGCGGATGTCGATGCGCCTGCCACGTGTCGTCATAGGTTCCGGCATATCTCTGGCGAAAATACCAGAATGGTGCCACCGGTCCGAAGCCTAGGGGCTTGCGTGCAAAAAACGGATCTGAATAGTCTTCTTCGGCGTCATCGATGCGTGGTGCTGGCACTGATGCGGATGACAACGCCTGTTCGGGCGTCGGCCTCGATACGCCTATCGGATTGCCGGGAACGCTGGGCGAGCCCAGTCCTTCGATGTGGCCATCGCCGGCTGCCAATCGATAATCAATCGGAACCTCGGTCGCCTCCTGTGGATCTGACAAGCGCCATTTGCCTGCGGTGCAGACCCAGGACCGTGCTCCTGTCACCCGAATGGCATGAGAAAGCTGTCCAACCTTGATGGCAACGAGCCAGTCCTGTTTGGCGCGCCCGTCCGGCGCATAGGCTGCACCGAGAAACGTGATGTCACTTGCCGGTTTGAATGGAATGAGATCAGCAGCTTTGATCAGAGGCGAGGTATGGGGATTGCCGTCATACTCATCCACCAGCACGATATCCTGCCGGTCACTGAGCTGAAGAGAGCCGTCCGCGTTGACCTGATACCGTCCTCGCACCGCGATCACGCCCATATCCTCGCCATCGCGATGGGCTTGCTCGAAACCGATGGCAGCAAGACGCGTGAGATTTTTTCCCAGCATGCACGCGCCCTCAGTTCAGATCGATGACTTCGCCATTGATCTGGACATGTCCCGATGCGGCGAAATTGAACTTCGTGCCGACGATC
The window above is part of the Allorhizobium ampelinum S4 genome. Proteins encoded here:
- a CDS encoding DUF2169 family type VI secretion system accessory protein, which encodes MLGKNLTRLAAIGFEQAHRDGEDMGVIAVRGRYQVNADGSLQLSDRQDIVLVDEYDGNPHTSPLIKAADLIPFKPASDITFLGAAYAPDGRAKQDWLVAIKVGQLSHAIRVTGARSWVCTAGKWRLSDPQEATEVPIDYRLAAGDGHIEGLGSPSVPGNPIGVSRPTPEQALSSASVPAPRIDDAEEDYSDPFFARKPLGFGPVAPFWYFRQRYAGTYDDTWQAHRHPQLPTDFDYRFYHSAHPSMIYPGFLAGDEMVEMARLTPGGGTFKFALPALRPVASYRWRDGREVVVQLNLDGVHIDFRNGARNVDLTWRAWLPICPNFLCINLSDRPFADQEAASLPRASLHGLTEVLA